One part of the Microbacterium aurugineum genome encodes these proteins:
- a CDS encoding YccF domain-containing protein has protein sequence MRTILNIIWVILAGWALFLGYVLAGILLCIPIITIPWAIASFRIAAYAIWPFGREVVSKPTAGVGSFLGNVLWVILAGWWLAIGHIVSGILLCVTIIGIPMGIADFKMVPISLMPLGKEIVSTRRGSFDRTL, from the coding sequence ATGCGCACGATCCTCAACATCATCTGGGTCATCCTGGCCGGCTGGGCACTGTTCCTCGGGTACGTCCTGGCCGGCATCCTGCTGTGCATCCCGATCATCACGATCCCGTGGGCGATCGCCTCGTTCCGCATCGCCGCCTACGCGATCTGGCCGTTCGGACGCGAGGTCGTGAGCAAGCCGACCGCGGGGGTCGGGTCGTTCCTCGGCAACGTCCTCTGGGTCATCCTGGCCGGCTGGTGGCTCGCCATCGGCCACATCGTCTCCGGCATCCTGCTGTGCGTCACGATCATCGGCATCCCGATGGGCATCGCGGACTTCAAGATGGTCCCGATCTCGCTCATGCCGCTCGGCAAGGAGATCGTCTCCACGCGTCGCGGCTCCTTCGATCGCACGCTCTGA
- a CDS encoding ABC transporter permease, whose amino-acid sequence MSLANIGIIARLELTQRLRSVGWYVLLGVFALILLGVTGLAFAVYSWGDFIGAGVYSIVVNIVLLLVVLVSPTLSGNAINGDRDAATLGAIQVTAASTGDIMLGKLLAAVATGGAFLLVAVPFLALSLLGGGANPLVLLVSLLVLAAEIIVVAAIGVGLSGLIARPLFSVAATYLVVAAFVFGTLIAFGLGGMAVRSEGTSYSRPYDANGNVDCDEWQVSTMYEVPRFDLVWWALAANPFVVLADATPTEFTPDGYPVDLFGQIKTGVRGAQQSPLEQRWDDCDRDGSGYPTPQEVIESSVPSWSVGLGVQVVIAGSLFAGAWVRTRTPARRLPPGTRIA is encoded by the coding sequence ATGAGCCTCGCCAACATCGGGATCATCGCCCGACTCGAACTGACCCAGCGCCTGCGGAGTGTCGGGTGGTACGTCCTGCTGGGCGTGTTCGCGCTCATCCTGCTCGGAGTCACCGGGCTCGCATTCGCCGTGTACTCCTGGGGCGACTTCATCGGGGCCGGCGTCTATTCGATCGTCGTCAACATCGTCCTTCTGCTCGTGGTGCTGGTGTCGCCGACGCTCAGCGGCAACGCGATCAACGGCGACCGCGATGCCGCCACCCTCGGCGCGATCCAGGTGACCGCGGCTTCGACCGGCGACATCATGCTCGGCAAGCTCCTCGCCGCTGTCGCGACCGGCGGGGCGTTCCTCCTCGTCGCCGTTCCCTTCCTCGCCCTGTCTCTGCTCGGCGGGGGAGCGAACCCCCTCGTGCTGCTCGTCTCGCTGCTCGTGCTCGCGGCGGAGATCATCGTGGTCGCCGCGATCGGCGTCGGATTGAGCGGACTCATCGCGCGCCCGCTGTTCTCGGTTGCAGCCACGTACCTCGTGGTCGCCGCGTTCGTGTTCGGCACGCTCATCGCGTTCGGGCTGGGCGGGATGGCGGTACGCAGCGAGGGGACCAGCTACTCGCGACCGTACGACGCGAACGGCAACGTCGACTGCGATGAGTGGCAGGTCAGCACGATGTACGAGGTGCCCCGGTTCGACCTGGTGTGGTGGGCGCTCGCGGCCAATCCCTTCGTGGTGCTCGCGGATGCGACGCCGACCGAGTTCACGCCCGACGGCTACCCGGTCGACCTGTTCGGCCAGATCAAGACGGGCGTGCGCGGGGCGCAGCAGTCGCCGCTCGAGCAGCGCTGGGACGACTGCGACCGGGACGGCAGCGGCTATCCCACGCCGCAGGAGGTGATCGAATCGTCGGTGCCCAGCTGGTCCGTGGGCCTCGGTGTGCAGGTCGTGATCGCGGGGTCGCTGTTCGCCGGGGCCTGGGTGCGCACGCGGACGCCTGCCCGGCGCCTCCCGCCGGGCACTCGTATCGCCTGA
- a CDS encoding glycerophosphodiester phosphodiesterase family protein, translating into MPRKSPLVIGHRGAPGYRPEHSRSSYELALAMGVDAVEPDVVATKDGVLVVRHENEISGTTDVSARPEFADRKTTKRVDGQALTGWFTEDFTWAELSTLRGRERLPEVRASSASFDGTQSILRLRDVLDLVRDGSAEHGREIGVVLEVKHATYFASIGLALAPLIEQELRAAGWADGELPLVIESFESTVLGELRERGIAATSIYLIEATGRPYDRKAVEGAQAMTYKATVTPRGLDGLVGLVDGISVNKKMLLDHGNTIVADAHARGLLVYTWTCRPENAFLAAEFRGAGGRGAYGDYESEWGVLAQQGIDGVFVDHPDLGVAFFRG; encoded by the coding sequence GTGCCCAGGAAATCGCCCCTCGTCATCGGGCATCGCGGTGCGCCCGGCTACCGTCCGGAGCACAGCCGCTCCTCCTACGAACTCGCGCTCGCGATGGGGGTGGATGCCGTCGAACCCGATGTCGTCGCCACGAAGGACGGCGTGCTGGTCGTGCGACACGAGAACGAGATCTCCGGGACGACCGACGTCAGCGCGCGTCCGGAGTTCGCCGACCGCAAGACGACCAAGCGCGTCGACGGGCAGGCACTGACCGGGTGGTTCACCGAGGACTTCACCTGGGCCGAGCTGTCGACGCTGCGTGGCCGTGAGCGGCTGCCCGAGGTGCGGGCGTCGAGCGCGAGCTTCGACGGCACCCAGTCCATCCTCCGTCTCCGCGACGTGCTCGACCTCGTGCGGGACGGCTCTGCCGAGCACGGCCGCGAGATCGGCGTCGTGCTCGAGGTCAAGCACGCCACCTACTTCGCGAGCATCGGCCTCGCGCTCGCGCCCCTCATCGAGCAGGAGCTGCGTGCAGCGGGATGGGCCGACGGCGAGCTGCCTCTCGTGATCGAGTCCTTCGAGTCGACGGTGCTCGGGGAGCTTCGGGAGCGGGGCATCGCCGCGACCTCCATCTACCTGATCGAGGCGACGGGCCGGCCGTACGACCGCAAGGCAGTCGAGGGCGCGCAGGCGATGACCTACAAGGCGACCGTCACCCCTCGCGGGCTCGATGGCCTCGTCGGCCTCGTCGACGGCATCAGCGTGAACAAGAAGATGCTCCTCGATCACGGGAACACCATCGTCGCGGACGCCCATGCACGCGGCCTTCTCGTGTACACGTGGACCTGCCGTCCCGAGAACGCCTTCCTGGCCGCCGAGTTCCGCGGTGCGGGCGGCCGGGGCGCGTACGGCGACTACGAGTCGGAGTGGGGTGTCCTCGCGCAGCAGGGCATCGATGGGGTGTTCGTCGACCACCCCGACCTCGGCGTCGCCTTCTTCCGCGGCTGA
- a CDS encoding YciI family protein translates to MKFMLIMRANDDAVEAYKDMPFEQVIEAMGKYNESMMKAGVLVAGEGLTDAAEGFVVDFSAEKPLITDGPYGETKELFNGFWIIEVSSREEAAEWASRAPLGAGSFLEVRRVTGVEDFPADNEWIAKEAGWREEQAQRAQQ, encoded by the coding sequence ATGAAGTTCATGCTCATCATGCGTGCGAACGACGACGCCGTCGAGGCATACAAGGACATGCCGTTCGAGCAGGTCATCGAGGCCATGGGCAAGTACAACGAGTCGATGATGAAGGCCGGTGTGCTCGTCGCGGGGGAGGGCTTGACCGACGCCGCCGAGGGCTTCGTGGTCGACTTCAGCGCAGAGAAGCCCCTGATCACCGACGGCCCGTACGGCGAGACGAAGGAGCTCTTCAACGGCTTCTGGATCATCGAGGTGTCATCCCGCGAAGAAGCCGCCGAATGGGCGAGCCGTGCACCCCTGGGCGCGGGTTCGTTCCTCGAGGTGCGTCGGGTCACGGGCGTCGAGGACTTCCCCGCCGACAACGAGTGGATCGCGAAGGAAGCCGGCTGGCGCGAAGAGCAGGCGCAACGCGCGCAGCAGTGA
- a CDS encoding Bax inhibitor-1/YccA family protein → MSNFAFNNPAFQQQDPRNVATYPGGPQAAQGAQSASLQHGAMDAAANAQLEGMYAAPPAGAIETDRMSVEDTVWKTAGLFGILLVTAAIGWVMTLGGVDVPAFSRESTFQPNMLPWIVGALGGFVLAMVITFTSRKKVRPALIFAYAAFEGLFIGGISAFFEVIYPGIVFQATLATVSVVGVTLALFASGKIRASKKATKIFMIAMIGYLVFSLLNVVLMWTGVLPQDQAFGMLSASIMGIPLGLIIGVLVVIMAAYSLVLDFDQIQQGVRNGAPRKYGWLGAFGIMVTVVWLYVEILRIIAIVRGNN, encoded by the coding sequence ATGAGCAACTTCGCTTTCAACAACCCTGCTTTCCAGCAGCAGGACCCGCGCAACGTCGCGACCTACCCGGGCGGACCTCAGGCTGCTCAGGGCGCGCAGAGCGCCTCGCTCCAGCACGGGGCGATGGACGCGGCGGCCAACGCACAGCTCGAGGGCATGTACGCCGCCCCGCCGGCCGGTGCCATCGAGACCGATCGCATGTCGGTCGAGGACACGGTCTGGAAGACGGCCGGCCTGTTCGGCATCCTGCTCGTCACCGCGGCCATCGGCTGGGTCATGACGCTCGGCGGTGTCGACGTTCCCGCGTTCAGCCGCGAGAGCACCTTCCAGCCGAACATGCTGCCGTGGATCGTCGGTGCGCTCGGCGGCTTCGTGCTCGCCATGGTCATCACCTTCACCTCGCGCAAGAAGGTGCGCCCCGCGCTGATCTTCGCGTACGCGGCGTTCGAGGGCCTCTTCATCGGTGGCATCTCGGCGTTCTTCGAGGTCATCTACCCCGGCATCGTCTTCCAGGCGACGCTCGCGACCGTCTCGGTCGTCGGCGTGACCCTGGCTCTCTTCGCGAGCGGCAAGATCCGCGCGTCGAAGAAGGCGACCAAGATCTTCATGATCGCCATGATCGGCTACCTGGTCTTCTCGCTGCTGAACGTCGTCCTGATGTGGACCGGCGTGCTGCCGCAGGACCAGGCGTTCGGCATGCTGAGCGCCAGCATCATGGGCATCCCGCTCGGCCTCATCATCGGTGTCCTCGTCGTGATCATGGCGGCGTACTCGCTCGTGCTCGACTTCGACCAGATCCAGCAGGGCGTCCGCAACGGCGCACCGCGCAAGTACGGCTGGCTCGGAGCCTTCGGCATCATGGTCACCGTGGTCTGGCTCTACGTCGAGATCCTGCGCATCATCGCGATCGTCCGCGGCAACAACTGA
- a CDS encoding RNA polymerase sigma factor — protein MDASEHGETTPSAPEDGSAERAVAAVWRIESARIVGTLTRTVGDFSLAEDLAQEALVDALRQWPEEGVPRNPGAWLTAVAKRKAIDGWRRAERLDARVAALAHDLEQEQAAAPELLWDPDALDDDVLRLIFIACHPVLSKEAQVALTLRVVGGLSSEEIARAFLVPTATVQQRIVRAKKTLSAANAPFEIPPREERAERIGAVLGVLYLIFNEAHAASSGPDWMRPELSDEAIRLSRVLAALMPREPEVHGLLALMELTAARFGARVDRNGDPVLLADQDRGRWDRGRISRGRASLATADGLGRGRGAYCLQAAIAECHAVASSVDDTDWDRIVLLYEALGRIAPSPVVELNRAAAVAMATGPASALRIIDQLSASGVLRGYHLLPATRGELLRRLGREEEARSEFAVAASLAGNDRERSLLERKASGAAS, from the coding sequence ATGGACGCATCCGAACACGGTGAGACGACGCCTTCCGCCCCCGAAGACGGGTCGGCGGAACGCGCCGTCGCCGCGGTCTGGCGCATCGAGTCCGCGCGCATCGTCGGTACCCTCACCCGGACGGTTGGCGACTTCAGCCTGGCGGAGGACCTCGCCCAGGAGGCATTGGTCGACGCGCTGAGACAGTGGCCGGAGGAGGGGGTTCCCCGCAACCCCGGGGCATGGCTCACGGCGGTCGCGAAGCGCAAGGCCATCGACGGGTGGCGCCGCGCGGAGCGTCTGGATGCCAGGGTCGCGGCGCTCGCCCACGACCTGGAGCAGGAGCAGGCCGCCGCGCCGGAGCTGCTGTGGGACCCGGACGCCCTCGACGACGATGTCCTGCGGCTGATCTTCATCGCGTGCCACCCCGTTCTCTCGAAGGAGGCGCAGGTCGCCCTCACACTGCGGGTCGTGGGTGGCCTGTCGAGCGAGGAGATCGCGCGGGCCTTCCTCGTGCCGACGGCGACCGTGCAGCAGCGCATCGTGCGGGCGAAGAAGACGCTGAGCGCCGCCAACGCTCCCTTCGAGATCCCGCCGCGCGAAGAGCGGGCGGAGCGGATCGGGGCAGTCCTCGGTGTGCTGTATCTGATCTTCAACGAGGCGCACGCCGCGAGCAGTGGTCCGGACTGGATGCGACCGGAACTGAGCGATGAGGCGATCCGGCTGAGCAGGGTGCTCGCGGCACTGATGCCGCGTGAGCCCGAGGTGCACGGTCTGCTCGCACTGATGGAGCTCACCGCCGCCCGGTTCGGAGCGCGTGTGGACCGGAACGGCGATCCGGTGCTGTTGGCTGACCAGGACCGGGGCCGGTGGGATCGCGGACGCATCAGCCGCGGTCGTGCCTCGCTCGCGACGGCTGATGGCCTCGGGCGCGGACGCGGCGCGTACTGCCTCCAGGCGGCGATCGCGGAGTGCCATGCGGTGGCTTCGAGCGTCGATGACACGGACTGGGACAGGATCGTGCTGCTCTACGAGGCACTCGGCCGGATCGCCCCATCTCCGGTCGTCGAGCTCAACCGAGCGGCGGCGGTCGCGATGGCCACGGGCCCGGCGTCCGCATTGCGGATCATCGATCAGCTCTCGGCGTCGGGAGTGCTGCGCGGCTATCACCTCCTTCCGGCCACCCGGGGGGAGCTGCTGCGACGGCTCGGACGCGAGGAGGAAGCGCGGAGCGAGTTCGCGGTGGCGGCAAGCCTCGCCGGCAATGATCGTGAGAGGTCACTGCTGGAGCGGAAGGCGAGCGGAGCCGCGAGCTAG
- a CDS encoding lamin tail domain-containing protein, protein MPRLHRAAAVTTVCAVSAAALLATPIAAIGSTAPSLVLNEIVYDDAATGLADQVEIYNAGTETVDLAGWTIADEKRDSFGAAPEGTSLAPGEFLVLEKDVDFDFGLGKGDEVVLFDPSSTEVDAYAYENTAPLSVWARCPDGTGAWAPATTVTPGAPNDCAVAPVAGTILINEVDSQPADWVEFHNPGTEALDISGYEVRDNSDDHRWQFPPGTQIAAGQFLVVEEGTIGLSGGVEAAFREPIGIGSADRIRLYDASGAMTDDTLPWQGHAAIDGDFAAATLARCPDGVGSFVLAHPTPGAANSCVLPDVVINEIESNGDSTDWVEVVNTGTTAVDLSGWTVMDNDPTGHADDTTPLPAGTMLPPGGYFVFDQPANFVFGLGNGDTVTIRDANGNTVDEHVYTAHAAGVLARCADGTGDFVDIAVSTKGLRNACGNPVRINEVESDGGSPDDWVELVNPTSTELDVSGVVVKDDDDTHAYAIPAGTRLGAGEYLVIERAQLGFGLGSGDAVRVFDGDLLIDETTWGSGHAATTWGRCPDTSGAFAVTAESTKGATNVCIGEVAVSPWPGSAEVRVVDSIPTFLEDSSGLDVQETADGAFLWAVDNGEGRIWKLEARADGSVEKADGWDAGKRVRFQKDAADPGAAGPDTEGITVDGDGFVYVASERDNSAKGVNQNVVLKVDPEASSGDLIAQQEWDLTALLPAVGANLGIEAVQWVPDAALAGKLFDDTSGAVYDPKDHAGHGDGLFFVAVEDNGHVYAFALGSDGAATLVSEIAPGLPGVMALDYDTVRDTLWAVCDDGCQGRSAEITLNGTAQPDIAHYARAAGLPDINNEGFATAPASLSVDGQRPVWWFADGFASESLRTGTLPGTGGGTPGGETPPLPGTGLVDDNRNGLTVNPSVAARGQEVTITVGSAGAGTDVSVWMYSEPMRIASGTLTTAGTITATIPADAPLGAHRIAVFDASGGLLGWADLRIAGAAGSGSETGAGALATTGSELPVAAVALALLLLTAGAAAVRRRRRDA, encoded by the coding sequence ATGCCCCGCCTGCACCGCGCAGCGGCGGTCACGACGGTGTGCGCCGTGAGCGCCGCCGCCCTGCTCGCCACCCCCATCGCCGCGATCGGTTCGACCGCTCCGAGTCTCGTCCTGAACGAGATCGTCTATGACGACGCCGCGACCGGCCTCGCCGACCAGGTCGAGATCTACAACGCCGGAACCGAGACCGTCGACCTCGCGGGGTGGACCATCGCGGATGAGAAGCGCGACAGCTTCGGAGCTGCGCCGGAAGGCACCTCGCTCGCACCGGGCGAGTTCCTGGTGCTGGAGAAGGACGTCGACTTCGACTTCGGGCTCGGCAAGGGGGACGAGGTCGTGCTCTTCGACCCGAGCAGCACCGAGGTCGACGCGTACGCGTATGAGAACACCGCGCCGCTGTCGGTGTGGGCGCGCTGTCCTGACGGCACGGGGGCATGGGCACCGGCGACGACGGTGACTCCCGGCGCTCCCAATGACTGCGCCGTCGCTCCCGTCGCGGGCACCATCCTCATCAACGAGGTCGATTCGCAACCCGCCGACTGGGTGGAGTTCCACAACCCCGGCACCGAGGCGCTCGACATCTCGGGCTACGAGGTCCGCGACAACTCCGACGATCACCGCTGGCAGTTCCCGCCGGGCACGCAGATCGCGGCGGGGCAGTTCCTCGTCGTCGAAGAGGGCACGATCGGACTCTCCGGAGGCGTCGAGGCCGCATTCCGCGAGCCGATCGGTATCGGCAGCGCCGACCGCATCCGTCTCTACGACGCCTCGGGGGCGATGACCGACGACACGCTCCCGTGGCAGGGGCACGCGGCGATCGATGGCGACTTCGCTGCGGCCACCCTGGCACGCTGCCCCGACGGCGTCGGTTCCTTCGTGCTCGCGCATCCGACCCCCGGTGCCGCGAACTCGTGCGTCCTGCCCGACGTCGTGATCAACGAGATCGAGTCGAACGGTGACAGCACCGACTGGGTCGAGGTCGTGAACACGGGCACGACTGCGGTGGACCTCTCGGGCTGGACCGTCATGGACAACGATCCGACCGGTCACGCGGACGACACCACACCGCTCCCCGCCGGTACGATGCTGCCGCCCGGGGGCTACTTCGTCTTCGACCAGCCGGCGAACTTCGTGTTCGGACTCGGCAACGGCGACACCGTGACCATCCGTGATGCGAACGGCAACACGGTCGACGAGCACGTCTACACCGCGCATGCCGCCGGCGTCCTCGCGCGCTGTGCCGACGGTACCGGCGACTTCGTCGACATCGCGGTCTCGACCAAGGGTCTCCGCAACGCCTGCGGCAACCCGGTGCGCATCAACGAGGTCGAATCCGACGGTGGCTCGCCGGACGACTGGGTGGAGCTCGTGAACCCGACGAGCACCGAGCTCGACGTGTCGGGCGTCGTGGTGAAGGACGACGACGACACCCATGCGTACGCGATCCCAGCCGGAACCCGCCTCGGTGCGGGGGAGTACCTCGTGATCGAGCGGGCACAGCTCGGGTTCGGTCTCGGTTCCGGCGACGCGGTGCGCGTGTTCGACGGCGACCTGCTCATCGACGAGACCACCTGGGGGTCCGGCCACGCCGCCACCACCTGGGGCCGTTGCCCCGACACGAGCGGCGCGTTCGCCGTGACTGCGGAGTCCACGAAGGGCGCCACGAACGTGTGTATCGGCGAGGTCGCCGTGTCGCCGTGGCCCGGTTCCGCCGAGGTGCGCGTGGTCGACAGCATCCCGACGTTCCTCGAGGACAGTTCCGGACTCGACGTGCAGGAGACCGCTGACGGTGCGTTCCTGTGGGCGGTCGACAACGGCGAGGGTCGCATCTGGAAGCTCGAGGCGCGCGCCGACGGCTCGGTCGAGAAGGCCGACGGCTGGGATGCGGGCAAGCGCGTGCGCTTCCAGAAGGACGCCGCCGATCCGGGGGCTGCGGGCCCCGACACCGAGGGCATCACGGTCGACGGAGACGGCTTCGTGTACGTGGCCTCCGAGCGGGACAACAGTGCCAAGGGCGTCAACCAGAACGTGGTCCTCAAGGTCGATCCCGAGGCGTCGAGCGGTGACCTCATCGCTCAGCAGGAGTGGGATCTGACCGCCCTGCTCCCTGCCGTGGGGGCGAACCTCGGCATCGAGGCCGTGCAGTGGGTGCCCGATGCCGCGCTCGCCGGGAAGCTCTTCGACGACACGTCGGGCGCGGTGTATGACCCGAAGGATCATGCAGGTCACGGCGACGGGCTGTTCTTCGTCGCGGTCGAGGACAACGGCCACGTCTACGCGTTCGCGCTCGGATCCGACGGGGCGGCGACGCTGGTGTCGGAGATCGCTCCCGGCCTCCCCGGAGTGATGGCGCTCGACTACGACACCGTGCGCGACACCCTGTGGGCGGTGTGCGACGACGGCTGCCAGGGGCGCTCGGCGGAGATCACGCTGAACGGCACCGCACAGCCCGACATCGCGCACTACGCCCGTGCCGCCGGCCTGCCCGACATCAACAACGAGGGTTTCGCGACCGCGCCGGCCTCGCTGTCGGTCGACGGGCAGCGCCCGGTGTGGTGGTTCGCCGACGGCTTCGCCTCCGAGTCGCTGCGCACCGGGACGCTGCCGGGAACAGGCGGCGGTACTCCCGGCGGCGAGACCCCGCCCCTCCCCGGCACAGGGCTCGTGGACGACAACCGCAACGGGCTGACGGTGAACCCGTCGGTCGCGGCCCGGGGGCAGGAGGTCACGATCACGGTCGGTTCCGCAGGCGCAGGCACGGACGTGTCGGTGTGGATGTACTCCGAGCCGATGCGGATCGCGTCGGGGACGCTCACGACCGCGGGGACCATCACGGCGACCATACCGGCCGATGCGCCTCTCGGCGCCCACCGGATCGCCGTGTTCGATGCGAGCGGCGGGCTCCTCGGCTGGGCGGACCTCCGTATCGCGGGAGCGGCAGGATCGGGATCTGAGACGGGTGCGGGTGCGCTGGCGACGACCGGCTCCGAGCTCCCGGTCGCCGCCGTCGCGCTGGCGCTGCTGCTCCTCACCGCCGGCGCGGCAGCAGTCCGCCGTCGCAGGCGCGACGCCTGA
- a CDS encoding ABC transporter ATP-binding protein, with protein MTGIVVQDVSRAFGTVQAVRAASLRADPGRVTGLVGPNGAGKTTLLLMLASLLAPDTGTISIGGVDPAVDPLAARRMLGWMPDALGAWPSLTARETLVTTARLYGIEKADAQGRAEQLLTLVGLAPLADSPAKVLSRGQKQKLGLARALVHDPQVLLLDEPASGLDPEARVQLRGLLRRFAAEGRTVLISSHILSELEEVVDDAVFLVAGSVVDAAPAQSTVRPWRVRLAGATPERMNADTWQVASNLGLAPESLANDRGAVLVGFAGEDAAAQSLRRLVDAGLPVSEFAPAQSDLEHTFLNLPQAPTPQAAPRPPAPPAPPAPTGTEAGA; from the coding sequence ATGACCGGAATCGTGGTGCAAGACGTCAGCAGAGCGTTCGGGACGGTGCAGGCGGTGCGAGCGGCCTCGCTCCGCGCGGACCCCGGCAGAGTGACCGGACTCGTGGGGCCGAACGGGGCGGGGAAGACGACGCTGCTGCTGATGCTCGCCTCGCTCCTCGCCCCCGACACCGGGACGATCAGCATCGGGGGCGTCGATCCCGCGGTCGATCCTCTCGCTGCGCGACGCATGCTCGGCTGGATGCCCGATGCACTGGGAGCCTGGCCGTCGCTCACCGCCCGCGAAACCCTCGTCACCACCGCTCGTCTCTACGGCATCGAGAAGGCGGACGCTCAGGGCCGTGCCGAGCAACTGCTCACGCTCGTCGGGCTCGCGCCGCTCGCGGACTCGCCCGCCAAGGTGCTCTCGCGCGGGCAGAAGCAGAAGCTGGGTCTCGCGCGCGCTCTCGTGCATGACCCGCAGGTGCTGCTCCTCGACGAGCCGGCGTCGGGCCTCGACCCGGAAGCGCGCGTGCAGCTGCGCGGTCTGCTGCGTCGTTTCGCTGCGGAGGGGCGCACCGTGCTGATCTCGAGCCACATCCTCTCGGAGCTGGAGGAGGTCGTCGACGATGCGGTGTTCCTCGTCGCCGGCTCCGTGGTGGATGCGGCTCCCGCCCAGAGCACGGTGCGACCGTGGCGGGTCCGTCTCGCCGGCGCGACGCCCGAGCGGATGAACGCCGACACCTGGCAGGTGGCCTCGAACCTCGGGCTCGCTCCGGAGTCGCTCGCCAACGACCGCGGCGCGGTGCTGGTCGGGTTCGCGGGGGAGGACGCAGCGGCCCAGTCGCTGCGCCGCCTCGTCGACGCGGGCCTTCCGGTCTCGGAGTTCGCTCCTGCGCAGAGCGACCTGGAGCACACGTTCCTGAACCTGCCGCAGGCGCCGACGCCACAAGCCGCACCTCGGCCCCCTGCACCCCCTGCGCCCCCGGCGCCGACCGGAACGGAGGCGGGAGCATGA
- a CDS encoding glycosyltransferase, protein MLPDAAAALPDAEYLVLSSRLIPGLDGGYTIATLARARQLAGAGVADGAGPQLLTFDPGTAADHAAHRRTFVEHGALGDSSRLRNLFDEAVEPRGGAAEWLRVAADSAVAADPGVEYRVLRDTEDRPFVALPVIPGNPDWHLTDEPVLVFDADGEAVGALHGFRGLYRAWLDRVTAAFGDRPIVVICESRQLGELIADWSDPRVRIVHTIHTMHVEAPYTPDSTMNTLWTRWFRLADRFDAVIWPTATQRDDVVARFGDTAFHAVVPNPIAPVAPRPDLREDGLVVVLGRLAPGKRVDHAIRAFLAADVPGARMEIWGGGPEQERLQALIDELGAGDRIVLAGYSDAPGTVLDRASVLVTSTAFEGQPLGVVEALLHATPVISYDVRYGIRDVLQRGGGMLVPSGDIDALGRAIRTLLTDPERLAALSAEAPSVAAAWSPESSLEALTAAIAAAVAAPPRRA, encoded by the coding sequence GTGCTCCCCGATGCGGCGGCGGCTCTGCCCGACGCCGAGTACCTGGTGCTGTCGAGCCGGTTGATCCCGGGACTCGACGGCGGGTACACGATCGCCACGCTCGCGCGCGCCCGGCAGCTCGCCGGGGCGGGAGTCGCCGACGGGGCGGGACCACAGCTCCTCACGTTCGACCCCGGGACCGCTGCGGACCACGCCGCGCATCGGCGCACGTTCGTCGAGCACGGGGCGCTCGGGGACTCGTCGCGCCTGCGAAATCTGTTCGACGAGGCGGTGGAGCCCCGCGGCGGCGCGGCGGAATGGCTGAGGGTGGCCGCCGACTCCGCGGTGGCCGCTGACCCCGGAGTCGAGTACCGGGTCCTCCGGGACACCGAAGACCGTCCTTTCGTGGCGCTCCCGGTGATTCCCGGCAACCCGGACTGGCACCTGACCGACGAGCCGGTGCTGGTGTTCGACGCCGACGGTGAGGCTGTCGGAGCTCTGCACGGGTTCCGCGGTCTGTACCGGGCCTGGCTCGACCGCGTCACCGCTGCCTTCGGTGATCGCCCCATCGTCGTGATCTGCGAGTCTCGCCAGCTCGGTGAGCTCATCGCGGACTGGTCCGACCCGCGGGTGCGCATCGTGCACACGATCCACACCATGCACGTCGAAGCGCCGTACACCCCGGACTCGACCATGAACACTCTCTGGACGCGCTGGTTCCGGCTCGCCGACCGGTTCGATGCCGTGATCTGGCCGACCGCGACCCAGCGCGACGACGTGGTCGCGCGGTTCGGGGACACGGCTTTCCACGCCGTCGTTCCAAATCCGATCGCCCCCGTCGCTCCGCGCCCGGATCTGCGGGAGGACGGGCTCGTCGTCGTGCTCGGGCGCCTCGCTCCCGGAAAGCGCGTCGACCACGCGATCCGCGCCTTCCTCGCTGCCGATGTGCCGGGTGCGCGGATGGAGATCTGGGGCGGCGGGCCGGAGCAGGAGCGTCTGCAGGCGCTGATCGATGAGCTCGGCGCGGGGGATCGCATCGTGCTCGCCGGGTACTCGGACGCCCCGGGGACGGTGCTCGACCGCGCGTCCGTCCTGGTCACGTCCACGGCTTTCGAAGGCCAGCCGCTCGGCGTGGTCGAGGCGCTGCTGCACGCGACTCCCGTCATCTCGTACGACGTGCGCTACGGCATCCGCGATGTGTTGCAGCGCGGTGGCGGGATGCTGGTGCCGAGCGGCGACATCGATGCGCTCGGCCGAGCGATCCGCACGCTCCTGACCGACCCCGAGCGTCTCGCGGCGTTGAGCGCGGAGGCGCCGTCGGTCGCCGCGGCCTGGAGTCCCGAATCCTCGCTCGAGGCCCTCACCGCCGCGATCGCCGCCGCAGTCGCCGCTCCGCCCCGTCGCGCCTGA